One Rosa chinensis cultivar Old Blush chromosome 5, RchiOBHm-V2, whole genome shotgun sequence genomic region harbors:
- the LOC112166382 gene encoding uncharacterized protein LOC112166382 has product MRDKLSCFSENAVNLSHPSCSSYANTACVSPSLSPSVQNAVTCLYKITLSTTKKQFLVTVTWCKNHYAQGLSIKFGDDPLTSFKLNTNSRLFRKKKGTKVFESPESSKMEIIWDLSKAKYDATGPEPVDGFYILVMVDSEIGLILGDMAEEAMTKKFKTSTPVSKVSLISRQEHYSGGSTLYSTKAQFSDTGISHNIVIRCSGENEGLKHPVLSVSIDTKTVIRVKRLQWNFRGNQTIFVDGLLVDLMWDVHDWFFNNPSSRYAVFMFRTRSGMDSRLWLEEKMVQKEQEKVEFSLLIYACKSS; this is encoded by the coding sequence ATGAGAGACAAACTGTCTTGTTTTAGTGAAAATGCAGTAAATTTGTCTCATCCTTCATGTTCTAGCTATGCAAACACTGCTTGTGTTTCTCCAAGTCTATCTCCTTCAGTCCAAAATGCAGTCACTTGTCTCTACAAAATCACTCTCTCCACCACTAAAAAGCAGTTCTTGGTCACAGTCACCTGGTGCAAGAACCACTATGCGCAAGGCTTGAGCATTAAGTTTGGTGATGATCCCTTAACATCCTTCAAACTCAACACCAATTCTCGCTTGTTTCGCAAGAAGAAAGGCACAAAAGTCTTTGAATCCCCCGAAAGTTCGAAGATGGAAATCATTTGGGATCTCTCCAAAGCCAAGTATGATGCTACTGGTCCTGAACCCGTTGATGGGTTTTACATTTTGGTCATGGTTGATTCAGAAATAGGCCTCATTCTAGGTGACATGGCTGAAGAAGCTATGACCAAGAAGTTCAAGACTAGTACCCCAGTTTCTAAAGTTTCTTTAATCTCAAGGCAAGAGCATTATTCAGGAGGTAGTACCCTCTACTCCACCAAAGCTCAATTCAGTGATACTGGAATTTCACATAACATTGTGATCAGATGTAGTGGAGAAAATGAAGGCTTGAAGCATCCAGTATTGTCTGTTTCAATTGATACGAAGACGGTGATTCGAGTAAAGAGGCTGCAGTGGAATTTTAGAGGAAACCAGACGATTTTTGTTGATGGGTTGCTGGTTGATCTGATGTGGGATGTTCATGACTGGTTCTTCAACAACCCTTCATCAAGATATGCGGTTTTCATGTTCAGAACAAGAAGTGGAATGGATAGCAGACTTTGGTTAGAAGAAAAGATGGTGCAGAAAGAACAGGAAAAAGTCGAATTCTCCTTGTTGATCTATGCATGTAAGAGTTCATAA